A DNA window from Bacteroidota bacterium contains the following coding sequences:
- a CDS encoding P1 family peptidase, producing the protein MKNYAFSFILIVLVNLSVFAQSNQTRGRISEFGIKVGYLEKGTLNMITDVEGVKVGHLTLKERTDIRTGVTAILPHGGNIFQEKVPAAIYCFNSFGKLAGYTQVQELGNIETPIILTNTLNVGTAMEAVVKYTLEQKGNENVRSVNAVVGETNDGYLNDIRGQHVTREHVIQAIKSAVSGKFEEGCVGAGTGTTALGFKGGIGSASRKTIAIDGKQYTVGVLLQSNFGRELYINGEPVTTKIKSNKINKKEDGSCMIIIATDAPLSTRNLERLAKRAFIGMGKTTNVMSNSSGDFAIAFSTAYHIPNDSKSNLYDLPPLFLNDAMTTLFQAVEEATQEAVYNSLFMATTTTGFGGNTVNAIPIEQVLKIINK; encoded by the coding sequence ATGAAAAATTATGCGTTTTCATTTATACTGATCGTTTTGGTAAACCTTTCTGTTTTTGCTCAAAGCAATCAAACAAGAGGCAGGATTTCTGAATTTGGGATTAAAGTGGGATATCTTGAAAAAGGTACCTTAAACATGATCACCGATGTTGAGGGGGTCAAAGTTGGACATCTTACTCTGAAAGAGAGAACGGACATCAGAACGGGAGTTACTGCAATTCTGCCACATGGTGGAAATATTTTTCAGGAAAAAGTTCCCGCAGCAATTTATTGTTTTAACAGTTTTGGGAAATTGGCAGGTTATACCCAGGTTCAAGAACTTGGCAATATAGAGACTCCAATAATTCTGACAAACACATTAAATGTAGGAACAGCTATGGAAGCTGTTGTTAAATACACGCTCGAACAAAAAGGGAATGAGAATGTACGTTCTGTAAATGCGGTTGTCGGGGAAACGAATGATGGGTATTTAAATGATATAAGAGGTCAACATGTGACTCGCGAACATGTTATTCAGGCGATAAAGTCAGCTGTTTCGGGCAAATTTGAAGAAGGATGTGTTGGTGCCGGAACCGGAACAACTGCACTCGGATTTAAAGGTGGTATTGGGTCGGCTTCCAGAAAAACGATTGCCATTGATGGAAAACAATATACGGTTGGAGTGTTACTACAATCTAATTTTGGACGGGAACTTTACATCAATGGAGAACCTGTAACAACAAAAATTAAGAGTAACAAAATCAATAAAAAGGAAGATGGATCATGCATGATTATCATAGCAACGGATGCTCCCTTATCGACCAGAAATTTAGAAAGGTTGGCAAAACGTGCTTTCATTGGAATGGGAAAAACAACCAATGTTATGTCAAATTCATCAGGAGATTTTGCCATTGCATTTTCAACGGCTTACCACATACCTAATGATAGTAAAAGTAATTTGTATGATTTACCACCATTGTTTTTGAATGACGCAATGACAACATTATTTCAGGCCGTGGAAGAGGCTACTCAGGAGGCTGTTTACAATTCATTATTCATGGCGACTACAACTACAGGCTTTGGAGGTAATACTGTAAATGCAATTCCTATCGAGCAGGTTTTGAAGATTATCAATAAATAA
- a CDS encoding M81 family metallopeptidase: protein MIRTSIKILLIFLPFFLLSCDNEKETRKFKIGVATFSHETCTFCPAPTGIEEFEYYGPPLQGAEVLAAGDYIEGFVNQASEFEDLELIGLTSPRDSKGGSSGSWITQEAFDKYTALMAKDLEEKGSFDGLYLSLHGAMAVTGIPKPEAEIVRRLRKVVGDIPIFVTLDLHANEDHELTDVANAVLIIKRYPHYDAYLQGERLARLMNLTLNGKYKPTMATRKPGIITPSVFQGTGVSPAMEIMEKARRIEEQYPGVYVSVAFGFAYADVPDVGATIMIITNNDQERADKIADEMNNYIWMRRFEFAGKKLPKTEEGVRLSIEAVKEGKTPVIVADHSDRTGNSSHILAELIKQHAKNFCMATISDIKAINQLTEQGKNVGDEVELSIGGYEDEFAGKPVHIKGQLEYFDKLGRSDKVAVVKFGENNRVILTPVLNQVTDARIFTTLGIDIKSLDIIVLKSRVHFRRGFYENGLAGAIIEVDAPGLGPADLTTIDYKNIPDNLYPLSQKK from the coding sequence ATGATCCGAACAAGTATTAAAATCCTGCTAATTTTTCTTCCTTTTTTTCTTCTTTCCTGTGATAATGAAAAGGAAACGAGAAAATTCAAAATTGGAGTCGCTACTTTCTCTCATGAAACCTGCACATTTTGTCCAGCCCCGACCGGAATTGAAGAATTTGAATACTATGGTCCTCCGCTACAAGGAGCAGAAGTTTTGGCGGCGGGTGATTATATCGAAGGGTTTGTGAATCAAGCTTCTGAATTCGAAGATTTAGAATTGATTGGTTTGACTTCCCCACGTGATTCAAAAGGAGGTTCATCAGGTAGTTGGATTACCCAGGAAGCTTTCGATAAATATACTGCTTTGATGGCCAAGGACCTTGAAGAAAAAGGATCCTTTGATGGGCTATATTTATCACTTCATGGAGCCATGGCTGTTACTGGAATTCCAAAGCCGGAAGCTGAAATCGTAAGACGACTGAGAAAAGTTGTAGGCGACATCCCAATTTTTGTCACCCTCGATTTACATGCCAATGAAGATCATGAACTAACGGATGTAGCTAATGCTGTTCTAATCATCAAGCGATATCCTCATTATGATGCCTATCTGCAAGGTGAACGCCTGGCACGCTTGATGAACCTAACCCTCAATGGTAAATACAAACCTACCATGGCCACTCGTAAACCCGGAATTATCACCCCCAGTGTTTTTCAGGGAACCGGTGTTTCGCCTGCCATGGAAATCATGGAGAAAGCACGTCGCATCGAAGAACAATATCCAGGTGTTTATGTTTCGGTAGCTTTTGGATTTGCCTATGCAGACGTTCCGGATGTGGGTGCCACGATCATGATAATTACAAATAACGATCAGGAACGTGCAGATAAAATAGCTGATGAAATGAATAATTACATCTGGATGAGAAGGTTTGAATTTGCAGGTAAAAAATTACCCAAAACCGAAGAAGGGGTTAGATTGAGTATTGAAGCTGTGAAAGAAGGAAAAACGCCTGTTATTGTTGCCGATCATAGCGACAGAACAGGAAATTCAAGCCATATTTTGGCCGAATTGATTAAGCAACATGCGAAAAACTTTTGCATGGCAACCATTTCTGATATCAAAGCAATAAACCAATTAACTGAGCAGGGAAAAAATGTAGGCGATGAAGTTGAACTTAGTATAGGAGGTTACGAAGATGAATTTGCAGGCAAACCGGTTCACATTAAAGGACAACTGGAGTATTTTGATAAATTAGGAAGATCCGACAAAGTTGCCGTTGTGAAATTTGGGGAGAACAATCGGGTTATTTTAACACCTGTGCTAAATCAAGTAACAGATGCCAGAATATTCACAACACTGGGCATCGATATTAAATCACTTGATATTATTGTTTTAAAATCGAGGGTTCATTTTAGAAGAGGGTTTTATGAAAACGGTTTAGCCGGTGCTATCATTGAAGTTGATGCTCCCGGTTTGGGACCGGCCGATCTGACAACAATTGATTATAAAAATATTCCTGACAATCTTTATCCATTATCACAAAAGAAATAA
- a CDS encoding fatty acid desaturase, producing the protein KTITVEEYKSYSLGKRIYYRIYRNPIIIFLIAPFFLFTIAMRFPNKTQSFKSKLYTHLTTIGLILGVILISLLIGLKTFLLIQIPILYFASVAGVWLFYLQHQFEDVIWERDENWDYKIIAMEGSSYLKLPKILQWFSGNIGFHHLHHLSPKIPNYNLEKCIRENPIFQKEPLTFWPSIRSMRYRLWDEKKHKLVSLREALSS; encoded by the coding sequence AAAACTATTACGGTTGAGGAATATAAGAGTTACTCTCTCGGTAAAAGAATTTACTACCGAATCTATCGTAACCCGATAATAATCTTTCTTATAGCCCCTTTCTTTTTGTTTACAATTGCTATGCGTTTTCCGAACAAAACCCAATCCTTTAAATCCAAATTATACACACACCTTACTACCATTGGTCTTATTTTAGGCGTGATTCTTATCTCACTATTAATAGGATTAAAAACCTTTCTTCTTATTCAGATTCCGATATTATATTTTGCTTCGGTGGCAGGTGTTTGGTTGTTTTATTTACAACATCAATTTGAGGATGTAATTTGGGAACGTGACGAAAATTGGGATTACAAAATAATTGCCATGGAAGGCAGTTCGTACCTGAAGCTCCCTAAAATATTACAGTGGTTCTCGGGCAATATTGGCTTTCATCACCTCCACCATCTAAGTCCCAAAATACCAAATTACAATCTCGAAAAATGCATCCGTGAAAATCCAATTTTCCAGAAAGAACCACTTACTTTTTGGCCAAGTATCCGTTCAATGCGTTATCGTTTATGGGATGAAAAGAAACATAAATTGGTCAGCCTTCGCGAAGCATTGAGTTCCTAA
- a CDS encoding amino acid racemase: MKKGMIGIVGGMGPIAGIDLSRKIVNQTIAGRDQDHISQILYSASERIGDRTEYIQGKIQENPAYAIADIILSLESMGATVVGLPCNSAHATNIFGVIVEKLKERQSEIILLHMIEEVGKFLKTQFPTIKKVGILGTAGTYQTHQYKQIEKFGFEVLNVSETMVEEVHQSIYHPVYGIKSVTDKISEESLVILYFACNFLIEKGAEVIVLGCTEFPLAFPEKNFKNIPLIDTTLVLARALIKVVDPKKLKSWE, from the coding sequence ATGAAGAAAGGAATGATTGGAATAGTGGGAGGAATGGGGCCAATTGCAGGTATCGATCTCTCTAGGAAAATAGTAAACCAAACCATAGCAGGAAGAGATCAGGATCATATTTCTCAAATATTATATTCAGCATCAGAACGAATTGGCGATCGTACAGAATATATTCAGGGAAAAATTCAAGAAAACCCTGCTTATGCTATCGCAGATATTATTTTGAGCCTTGAATCAATGGGTGCTACTGTTGTTGGTTTGCCTTGTAATTCGGCTCATGCTACAAATATTTTTGGTGTAATTGTGGAAAAATTAAAAGAAAGACAGTCTGAAATAATACTGTTACACATGATTGAAGAGGTTGGCAAATTTCTAAAAACCCAGTTTCCAACAATTAAAAAAGTTGGCATTCTTGGAACCGCCGGAACCTACCAAACCCACCAATACAAACAAATTGAGAAATTCGGATTTGAAGTACTGAATGTTTCGGAAACTATGGTTGAAGAAGTTCATCAATCCATTTATCATCCTGTTTATGGAATTAAATCTGTTACAGATAAAATTAGTGAAGAATCGCTGGTCATTCTATATTTTGCATGTAATTTCTTAATTGAAAAAGGGGCAGAGGTAATTGTTTTAGGGTGTACTGAGTTTCCCCTTGCATTTCCGGAGAAAAATTTTAAAAACATCCCACTAATTGACACTACTTTGGTTTTAGCCCGGGCATTAATTAAAGTGGTTGATCCAAAAAAATTAAAAAGTTGGGAATAA